The proteins below come from a single Malus domestica chromosome 03, GDT2T_hap1 genomic window:
- the LOC103432438 gene encoding mitochondrial Rho GTPase 2 isoform X1, translating into MSALMYTGQRTGVRVVVAGDRGTGKSTLIAAVATDAFDPNVPPVLPPTRLAADMFPDFVPLTIIDTSSSLENCSKRNEELKRADVVVITYACDQPMTLTRLTTYWLLELRHLEVKVPVILVGCKLDLRNPQEQMSMEQVMSPIMHHFREIQTCIECSASAQVQVPEVFYYASKAVLHPTAPLFDQETQGLQPRCIRALKRIFTLCDRDMDGALNDEELNDFQVKCFNAPLQPEEIVRVKRVVHERKPEGVNDIGLTPEGFYYLHTLFIERERIETTWSVLRKFGYDDDLKLREDILVLPSKRSPDQSMELTNEAVEHLKGIFRINDHDNDGALQPRELDNLFSTAPENPWSEAPYKDAAERTASGNLPLNAFLSEWALMTLLNPKQSLANLIYVGYNGSPASAIHVTRRRSVDRKRQKMERNVFSCFVFGPKNAGKSTLLNSFIGRPFPKSETIPTGERYAVNVVNQIGGNKTLVLREIPEDKVKTYLSDKTFLTACDVAVFVHDSSSEHSWKRSRELLVDVAKQVEQSGYGVPCLLIAAKDDLGAYPMAVRDSPVISHELGIGAPVRVSMKLSTMNDVFYKIVNAAEHPHLSIPETEAMRNRKKYLQLVNRSLMCVSDVLYQITVGAAAAVVGLAAYRVYAARRNASG; encoded by the exons ATGTCAGCACTTATGTACACCGGTCAACGCACCGGCGTCCGAGTCGTCGTCGCTGGCGACCGCGGCACCGGCAAGTCGACCTTGATTGCCGCCGTGGCCACCGACGCGTTCGACCCCAACGTCCCTCCCGTGCTTCCCCCAACGCGTCTCGCCGCCGATATGTTTCCAGATTTCGTTCCACTCACCATCATCGACACCTCTTCCAG CTTGGAGAATTGCAGTAAGAGGAACGAAGAACTGAAGCGAGCGGATGTGGTGGTGATAACGTACGCCTGTGATCAGCCGATGACGCTCACTCGTCTCACTACTTACTGGCTGCTCGAGCTTCGCCACTTGGAG GTGAAGGTGCCGGTAATTCTGGTTGGATGCAAGTTAGATTTGCGAAATCCGCAGGAGCAGATGAGCATGGAACAGGTGATGTCACCAATCATGCATCATTTTAGGGAAATTCAGACTTGCATTGAGTGTTCCGCATCCGCTCAAGTTCAG GTTCCCGAAGTGTTTTATTATGCTTCGAAGGCAGTCCTTCATCCAACAGCTCCGTTGTTTGATCAAGAAACGCAAGGTCTGCAACCCCGATGTATTAGAGCTTTGAAAAGGATTTTTACTCTTTGTGATCGTGACATGGACGGTGCCCTTAATGATGAGGAGCTGAATGATTTccag GTTAAGTGTTTTAATGCTCCGCTACAGCCTGAGGAAATTGTGCGAGTTAAAAGGGTTGTACATGAGAGGAAACCAGAAGGTGTCAATGATATTGGTCTTACCCCCGAGGGGTTCTATTATCTTCATACTCTTTTCATTGAGAGAGAACGTATTGAGACAACTTGGTCTGTCCTCAGAAAATTTGGATATGATGATGATCTAAAACTCAGAGAAGACATTCTCGTACTTCCATCCAAGCGTTCTCCAGATCAG AGCATGGAGCTGACGAACGAGGCTGTTGAGCACCTGAAGGGGATTTTTCGTATAAATGATCATGATAAT GATGGAGCCCTTCAACCAcgtgagcttgataacctgttTTCTACTGCTCCAGAAAA TCCTTGGAGTGAAGCTCCTTATAAGGATGCTGCTGAGAGAACGGCATCTGGGAATTTACCTCTTAATGCATTTTTGTCTGAG TGGGCCCTCATGACACTGTTAAATCCAAAGCAAAGTTTGGCGAATTTGATATATGTTGGATACAATGGCAGTCCTGCTTCAGCTATCCATGTTACTAGAAGAAGATCAGTAGATCGTAAAAGGcaaaaaatggaaagaaatgttTTCAGCTGCTTCGTTTTTGGTCCTAAAAATGCCGGAAAATCCACTCTTTTAAATTCATTCATAGGAAG GCCTTTCCCAAAGAGCGAGACTATACCTACTGGTGAGCGTTATGCAGTGAATGTCGTTAACCAGATTGGG GGGAATAAGACTCTTGTACTGAGAGAGATACCAGAAGACAAAGTGAAAACATATTTGTCCGATAAGACCTTTTTGACAGCCTGTGATGTTGCTGTATTTGTCCATGACAG TTCAAGCGAACATTCATGGAAGAGATCAAGAGAACTCCTTGTGGATGTTGCTAAGCAAGTAGAACAAAGTGGCTATGGAGTACCTTGCCTCCTTATTGCTGCAAAGGATGATCTCGGTGCATATCCAATGGCAGTACGAGATTCACCCGTG ATAAGTCACGAATTGGGCATTGGGGCACCTGTTCGTGTGAGCATGAAGTTGAGCACTATGAATGATGTGTTTTATAAAATCGTAAATGCAGCTGAGCACCCTCACTTGAGCATTCCTGAAACTGAGGCTATGAGGAACCGCAAGAAGTATCTCCAACTTGTTAATCGATCTCTTATGTGTGTTTCAG ATGTACTGTATCAAATTACAGTTGGGGCGGCTGCTGCTGTTGTCGGACTGGCAGCTTATCGTGTCTATGCAGCAAGGAGAAACGCTTCTGGTTAG
- the LOC103432438 gene encoding mitochondrial Rho GTPase 2 isoform X2: protein MSALMYTGQRTGVRVVVAGDRGTGKSTLIAAVATDAFDPNVPPVLPPTRLAADMFPDFVPLTIIDTSSSLENCSKRNEELKRADVVVITYACDQPMTLTRLTTYWLLELRHLEVKVPVILVGCKLDLRNPQEQMSMEQVMSPIMHHFREIQTCIECSASAQVQVPEVFYYASKAVLHPTAPLFDQETQGLQPRCIRALKRIFTLCDRDMDGALNDEELNDFQVKCFNAPLQPEEIVRVKRVVHERKPEGVNDIGLTPEGFYYLHTLFIERERIETTWSVLRKFGYDDDLKLREDILVLPSKRSPDQSMELTNEAVEHLKGIFRINDHDNDGALQPRELDNLFSTAPENPWSEAPYKDAAERTASGNLPLNAFLSEWALMTLLNPKQSLANLIYVGYNGSPASAIHVTRRRSVDRKRQKMERNVFSCFVFGPKNAGKSTLLNSFIGRPFPKSETIPTGERYAVNVVNQIGGNKTLVLREIPEDKVKTYLSDKTFLTACDVAVFVHDSSSEHSWKRSRELLVDVAKQVEQSGYGVPCLLIAAKDDLGAYPMAVRDSPVISHELGIGAPVRVSMKLSTMNDVFYKIVNAAEHPHLSIPETEAMRNRKKYLQLVNRSLMCVSVGAAAAVVGLAAYRVYAARRNASG, encoded by the exons ATGTCAGCACTTATGTACACCGGTCAACGCACCGGCGTCCGAGTCGTCGTCGCTGGCGACCGCGGCACCGGCAAGTCGACCTTGATTGCCGCCGTGGCCACCGACGCGTTCGACCCCAACGTCCCTCCCGTGCTTCCCCCAACGCGTCTCGCCGCCGATATGTTTCCAGATTTCGTTCCACTCACCATCATCGACACCTCTTCCAG CTTGGAGAATTGCAGTAAGAGGAACGAAGAACTGAAGCGAGCGGATGTGGTGGTGATAACGTACGCCTGTGATCAGCCGATGACGCTCACTCGTCTCACTACTTACTGGCTGCTCGAGCTTCGCCACTTGGAG GTGAAGGTGCCGGTAATTCTGGTTGGATGCAAGTTAGATTTGCGAAATCCGCAGGAGCAGATGAGCATGGAACAGGTGATGTCACCAATCATGCATCATTTTAGGGAAATTCAGACTTGCATTGAGTGTTCCGCATCCGCTCAAGTTCAG GTTCCCGAAGTGTTTTATTATGCTTCGAAGGCAGTCCTTCATCCAACAGCTCCGTTGTTTGATCAAGAAACGCAAGGTCTGCAACCCCGATGTATTAGAGCTTTGAAAAGGATTTTTACTCTTTGTGATCGTGACATGGACGGTGCCCTTAATGATGAGGAGCTGAATGATTTccag GTTAAGTGTTTTAATGCTCCGCTACAGCCTGAGGAAATTGTGCGAGTTAAAAGGGTTGTACATGAGAGGAAACCAGAAGGTGTCAATGATATTGGTCTTACCCCCGAGGGGTTCTATTATCTTCATACTCTTTTCATTGAGAGAGAACGTATTGAGACAACTTGGTCTGTCCTCAGAAAATTTGGATATGATGATGATCTAAAACTCAGAGAAGACATTCTCGTACTTCCATCCAAGCGTTCTCCAGATCAG AGCATGGAGCTGACGAACGAGGCTGTTGAGCACCTGAAGGGGATTTTTCGTATAAATGATCATGATAAT GATGGAGCCCTTCAACCAcgtgagcttgataacctgttTTCTACTGCTCCAGAAAA TCCTTGGAGTGAAGCTCCTTATAAGGATGCTGCTGAGAGAACGGCATCTGGGAATTTACCTCTTAATGCATTTTTGTCTGAG TGGGCCCTCATGACACTGTTAAATCCAAAGCAAAGTTTGGCGAATTTGATATATGTTGGATACAATGGCAGTCCTGCTTCAGCTATCCATGTTACTAGAAGAAGATCAGTAGATCGTAAAAGGcaaaaaatggaaagaaatgttTTCAGCTGCTTCGTTTTTGGTCCTAAAAATGCCGGAAAATCCACTCTTTTAAATTCATTCATAGGAAG GCCTTTCCCAAAGAGCGAGACTATACCTACTGGTGAGCGTTATGCAGTGAATGTCGTTAACCAGATTGGG GGGAATAAGACTCTTGTACTGAGAGAGATACCAGAAGACAAAGTGAAAACATATTTGTCCGATAAGACCTTTTTGACAGCCTGTGATGTTGCTGTATTTGTCCATGACAG TTCAAGCGAACATTCATGGAAGAGATCAAGAGAACTCCTTGTGGATGTTGCTAAGCAAGTAGAACAAAGTGGCTATGGAGTACCTTGCCTCCTTATTGCTGCAAAGGATGATCTCGGTGCATATCCAATGGCAGTACGAGATTCACCCGTG ATAAGTCACGAATTGGGCATTGGGGCACCTGTTCGTGTGAGCATGAAGTTGAGCACTATGAATGATGTGTTTTATAAAATCGTAAATGCAGCTGAGCACCCTCACTTGAGCATTCCTGAAACTGAGGCTATGAGGAACCGCAAGAAGTATCTCCAACTTGTTAATCGATCTCTTATGTGTGTTTCAG TTGGGGCGGCTGCTGCTGTTGTCGGACTGGCAGCTTATCGTGTCTATGCAGCAAGGAGAAACGCTTCTGGTTAG